Within Butyrivibrio fibrisolvens, the genomic segment TATAGGTTCTGCTGGTACTCACATTCTGATTGATGCAGGATGTAGCAGGAAGAGGATCATAGATGGTCTTAACAGCCTTGATGTGGATCTTCCTGATATAAATGGTATATTCATAACTCACGAACATTCAGATCATATCGCAGCTCTTCGTCTTATCTTGAAGAAGTATGACATTCCGGTGTATGCAACACAGGGAACTATTCAGGGAATAAGAGAAGCCGACAAGAACGGCGAGATGTTAGATAAAGAGTTCCACGTAATAAGAAGCGACGAGCCCGTTATTCTGGGCGATATAACAATAAATCCAATGAGAATTTCACATGATGCAAGAGAACCTGTAGGATTCAGGATCGCATGCGAAGGAAGGAAATGTGCTGTAGCTACAGACCTTGGCTCCTACGATGACTATATAGTAGGATGTCTTCAGGACATGGATGCACTGCTGCTTGAAGCCAATCATGATGTGAGGATGCTTCAGACAGGACCTTATCCATATCAGCTCAAGATGAGAATCGCAGGAAATCAGGGCCATCTGTCCAATGATATGTCAGGAGAACTTTTATGCAAGCTACTTAATGATCATATGAAAGGTATAGTTCTTGGTCATCTTTCTGACAAGAATAATCTTCCGGAACTGGCATATGAGACAGTAAGACTTGCGATAGATATGGGAGACAATCCATATCATAGCAGCGATATACCGCTTTACGTTGCTAAGAGAAGTGAAGTCTCTCAGGTGATCGAGATCTGATACGATAGGAATTATACTTTGGCAAAACATTTGTAAAAGTATGACTTCTTAAATGTAAATTACAGAAACGCGCATTTACTGCGTGTTTCGTGATTCGATGAATCTGTTGGCAATAGAGCCTTCACCGAAGGTGAACTCAACCTGCTCTATTGCTGCATTTTTGAATCTTTGATTCAAAAATGTATAGTTCTGAATGATCTAAACAAGTTAAAAAACAGAGAATTCTGCGAGTAATAAAACGAGAGTATTGAAAACCTAAAACAGCATATTTATATATGTAATATAAAGGAGAAGCAGTCATGAAAAGAGCAATTATAACTGTAGTCGGCAAAGATACCGTGGGCATTATCGCCAGAGTATGTACTTATCTGGCTTCTGAGAAGGTCAACATTCTCGATATCTCACAGACGATCGTGTCGGGGTATTTTAATATGATGATGATCGTTGATGTAACAGGTCTTGATGCTGAGTTTGGAAAGATCGAAGAAGAACTTTCAAAGGTCGGAGATGAGATGGGCGTTGTGATCAAAATGCAGCGCGAAGATATATTTGATTCAATGCATAGGATATAAGGCACTTAGAAATACATCCATGTATTTCTAGGCAAGTGCTGATTACATCCTGTAATCTTGGTACTTAGAAGTGCATCCATGCACTTCTGGACAAGTACTGATTACTTCCTGTAATCAGGCACTTAGAAATACATCCCCCGCCATATGAGAAAGGACGCACATGATTAATATTAGAGAAGTTTCTGAAACTAATGACATGATAGAAAAAGAGAACCTTGATGTCCGCACTATCACCATGGGCATAAGCCTTCTCGATTGTATAGACTCTGATCTTGATAAGCTCTGCGAGAAGATCCATGACAAGATCTATAACAGCGCCAAGGATCTTGTTGCTACCGGTGAGCAGATTTCCAAGGAGTTTGGAATTCCGATCGTTAATAAGAGAATATCCATAACCCCTATAGCCATCGTGGGCGGAGCTGCCTGCAAGACTTCAGAGGATTTTGTAAAGATTGCTAAGACACTTGATAAGGTAGCACATGAAGTTGGAGTTAACTTTATCGGCGGATATTCTGCGCTTGTAAGCAAGGGTATGACCAAGGCTGATGAGCTTCTTATAAGATCTATCCCACAGGCTCTTTCACAGACTGAGCTTATCTGCAGTTCTGTTAATGTTGGTTCTACCAAGACAGGTATCAATATGGATGCTGTCCGCCTTATGGGAGAGATGGTCCTTGAGACAGCCAAAGCTTCTGAGCACATTGAAGTTAACGGTTGTGCCAAGCTTGTAGTATTCTGTAATGCTCCTGATGACAATCCATTCATGGCAGGCGCTTTCCACGGCGTAACAGAAGCTGATAGGATCATCAATGTCGGCGTATCAGGTCCCGGTGTTGTTAAGACAGCTCTTTCCAAGGTTCGCGGAGAGAATTTTGAAGTACTGTGTGAGACCATCAAGAAGACTGCATTCAAGGTTACAAGAGTAGGTCAGCTTGTAGCTAGAGAAGCTTCCAGGAGACTTGGAGTTCCATTTGGAATCGTAGATCTGTCTCTTGCACCGACTCCTGCTATTGGAGATTCTGTAGCGGATATCCTGTGCGAGATAGGCCTTGAGCACGCCGGTGCTCCCGGAACAACAGCAGCGCTTGCACTTCTTAACGATCAGGTCAAAAAAGGCGGCGTAATGGCATCTTCTTATGTAGGCGGTCTTTCAGGTGCTTTCATCCCTGTAAGTGAAGATCAGGGTATGATCGATGCTGTAGAAGCCGGTGCTCTTACTCTTGAGAAGCTTGAAGCCATGACCTGCGTATGCTCTGTAGGTCTTGATATGATCGCAATCCCCGGAGATACTAAGGCTACAACTATTGCAGGTATCATTGCGGATGAGATGGCTATCGGTATGATCAATCAGAAGACAACAGCTGTAAGACTTATCCCTTGCATTGGCAAGAAAGTTGGTGACAGCGTAGAATTTGGCGGACTTTTAGGACATGCTCCTATAATGCCCGTTAATCAGTTCGATTGCAGCGCATTTGTAAACAGAGGCGGTAGGATACCTGCACCTGTTCATTCATTCAAGAACTAATATAATAAAGACTATGAGTTAACCCGTCACTTATAGTAACGGCTTAAGAATATGCACTTTGCCAGTCATCAAATGCCAATAATCAAATGCCAGTAATTAAATGCCAGCCTTAGATAACTGGCATTAGATAATTGGCATAAGGCATTTTCTAAAGTCGTTTACTATAGCTGTGGCGGGTTGTTTTTAAGAATCTAGGTATATAACCATTATTTTTAAGGAAGAATGTATCACGTTCATAAGTGACATTCGGTAATAATATACAAAAGCACATTTAGTAAATTGTGCATATTTCAATATAAAAAGTAATATGATAATAATCATGATATCGTGGCCTCCCAAAAAGGAGTCACGATTTTTGCTTTAGAATTATTCCTAACTTTATTTGGTAAAAATCGGGAATATTTCTACAGAATTATCGTTGCATAGAGCTGTATTTTACTTTATATTGAATAAGATGCGTTAAAATGCGGATGGGGATCTGCACAGGCGTCAACTAAAGGAATTATAGACATTTTCAGGGAGGAGCTTTTTCCATGAATCTTACAGAATCATTTAAAGTTATTCGCAAAAATGACGCGGATAAAATGGCTGATTTTTTTGTTAAAAATAATAACGTTGCCAACCTTATCCTGCAGGAGATGAACTGCACAGAGACCAAGGAGAGCGTTGCACAAATGACAGGAAGTATCTTTGATCTCGTATCTGTTATGCAGAGCGTCAGATCTATGGAGTCCGGAACCTACATCCGTATGGTTGCCAAGTATATCCGTACTCATGGCAAGTACAACTTCCCTGCTTTATATAATCTTGGCATGATTCTTGATAATAATCTTAAGATGGCTTATGTTCGCGATAACTGGGATAAGCTTGCTGTTAAGAATCCAAGAGCTTTTGCAGCTATGGAGCGTGCTTATGAAGAACTTAAGAGAAGAGCCAAGGACTACTCTATGAGAGGCTTTTATTGCGAGCTTCAGTGCGACTTTGTTACAAGCTGGACCAATGGCAAGCCATCATACAGACACGAGAGAATCTGTGATTTCTATTCTCATAAATATGATGAAGAGAGAATGATCGATTCTAATCCTGAGCTTATTAAATGGGCTCTTCTTAAGCTATATGAGGGATATTTCATAACTTTCTCACTTCTTGCCTACAGCTATCAGACCAAGGCAAGTGAAGTGCTTACACTTGGATACCGCTATGGAATCATGTATGAGATGGTCAATAACTTTGGAGGCCATTCTATCACATGTCTTCTTCCTGATCTTGGACCGGAAGTTCATCAGATTGAAGGTGACAGATATCTTGCACTTTGCTGCCCTAAGGAAGCAAGAGAGGGAACTGTAAAGTGCATGGATGCTTTCCATCCGGTATTTGAGGGATGATCTGATTTTTCTTTTGTCCAAAGATATAAAGCCACGCGCTAAGAACGTATGATACCTACTTCGTTCGAGGCGGCGTGGCTTTTTTGCGCAGTTACTGCCTTTATGCTGAAGCCATGCATTTCTGGACATGCTTTAATTACGTCCTGTAATTTCGCATGGTTTATATTAGCTGGTTTTAGTTCAAAAAGTCATATTGACAATTTAAATAGTCAAAATGACTATATAATAAACAAGCAATACTCCTCTTTTTTGTACAATATTCACTCTTGCATCATATGGTCAAATAGACTATATTTAATATAGTCAAAGCGACCATATGAAATATCGAAGGAGGAACTGATGTACAAGCCGGAATCGATAGAAGAAGAGGAATTTTTAAAAAAGTATAACCCGGACAAATATAAGAAGCCGTCGATCACAACAGATATAGTAGTCTTCACAATGTCTGAGGACAAGAAGCTATGTATACTTCTGATAAAAAGAGGCACTTATCCATACAAAGATCACTGGGCGCTTCCGGGAGGCTTTATAAACATGGATGAGTCCATAGACCAGTCTGCAGCAAGTAAGCTTTATGAAGAGACCGGGGCAAACGGCTTTCCGATTGTACAGTTTGGATCTTTTGGAGATGTAGACAGGGATCCAAGGATGAGAGTAGTATCGATTTCTTATATGGCTTTCGTTCCCAATAAGAGCCTTGAAGTTGTTGCAGGAGACAAGGAAGCAGATGCAGATGTATTTGAAGTTAGGAAAGAGTGCGATGACAAAGGTACTGAGAAACTTTATCTTGTCAGAGATTATTTTTCCATATCAGAGGAACAACTTGCATTTGACCATGCTACAATAATAAAGACTGCGCTTGAAAGACTTGCAGGTAGGATTGAATATACACAGGATGCATTTTCACTGCTGCAGGATGATAAGTCTTTTACTATACACGAACTTAAGAGTATACATGAGGCAGTGCTGTTCAAGTCACTAGATACAGCCAATTTCAGGCGAGAGTTTATTAAGAAGTATGTGGATACAGGGATAGTCGTACCTACAGGCAAGACAAGTAATAAGTATTCTGCAAGGGCAGCGCAGCTGTACTGCAAAGTCAGATGACTCTGTAGTGTATTAAAAGGATTATAGAATAGTGTACTGGCTCATTTATATTTAATCAAATATGAACGAGTCAGCACACTAGAAGAATAAAGTTTGAAAGTGTTCCACTTTCAAACCCGAATTGGTGTCGCGAGCTCCACCAATGTCGAACCATTAGTCACTCGCTTTGCTCGTGACATGAGGTTAAAAATAAACAAATAGTATTTACTCAAGGCTTGAAAGCTTTGTGAGCGATATATACTAATGAGAAGTTTAAAGGAGGATGGAAATATGAGTAAGAATGGCGGAAAGAAGATTATAGTTATTGTAGACATGCAGAACGATTTCATTGATGGGGCACTTGGAAGTAAGGAAGCTCCCAAGATCGTAGATGGCTGTGTCAAGAAAGTCGCAAAAGCGTACGAGGACGGGGATGAGGTTATTTTTACAAGAGATACTCACTATGATGATACATATATGTCTTCGGAAGAGGGAGCTAACCTTCCGGTACCACACTGCATAGAGGATTCTTATGGATGGAATATCGCATCTGCTTTTGGCAACTACACATCCAATGCTATAAGGCTCAACAAGGAGACCTTCGGAAGTGTACAGCTGGGCCAGAGAATCGCTGAGATGTGCTCAAGGGACAAGACTATAGAGAGCGTAGAACTTTGCGGACTGTGCACAGATATATGCGTTATCAGCAATGCACTTTTGGTCAAGGCATTTAATCCCAATCTTCCTATATATGTAGATGCAGCCTGCAGTGCAGGTGTAACTCCTGAAAGTCATGATACAGCGATCAAAGCAATGGAAGCTTGTCAGATTCACATCCTTAACAAGGGACAGGAACCTTGGAGATAAGTAGTTATACATAACAAGACAAAACTATAATAATGGGTTACCAAAAAGGAGAAAAAAGGTATGTTAGAACAGATAATCACAAGTTTATTGGAAACAGATCTTTACAAATTCAGCATGGGACAGGCAATCTATCACCAGTTCCCAAGTTATACGACAACATGGACTTTTAAGTGCAGAAACAAGGATGTGCATTTTACAGATGAAATGGTAGAAGAGATCAAAAGGCAGCTTCGTTTGTACTGCGATCTTAGATTTAACGAGGATGAGCTTGAATATCTTAGAAGCATCAAGTGGATCCAGAATTCCTATGTAGACTTCCTTAGATTATGGCAGCCAAGATTCGAGGACTTTACCAT encodes:
- a CDS encoding PFL family protein — its product is MINIREVSETNDMIEKENLDVRTITMGISLLDCIDSDLDKLCEKIHDKIYNSAKDLVATGEQISKEFGIPIVNKRISITPIAIVGGAACKTSEDFVKIAKTLDKVAHEVGVNFIGGYSALVSKGMTKADELLIRSIPQALSQTELICSSVNVGSTKTGINMDAVRLMGEMVLETAKASEHIEVNGCAKLVVFCNAPDDNPFMAGAFHGVTEADRIINVGVSGPGVVKTALSKVRGENFEVLCETIKKTAFKVTRVGQLVAREASRRLGVPFGIVDLSLAPTPAIGDSVADILCEIGLEHAGAPGTTAALALLNDQVKKGGVMASSYVGGLSGAFIPVSEDQGMIDAVEAGALTLEKLEAMTCVCSVGLDMIAIPGDTKATTIAGIIADEMAIGMINQKTTAVRLIPCIGKKVGDSVEFGGLLGHAPIMPVNQFDCSAFVNRGGRIPAPVHSFKN
- a CDS encoding MBL fold metallo-hydrolase; protein product: MRFVSLSSGSSGNSTYIGSAGTHILIDAGCSRKRIIDGLNSLDVDLPDINGIFITHEHSDHIAALRLILKKYDIPVYATQGTIQGIREADKNGEMLDKEFHVIRSDEPVILGDITINPMRISHDAREPVGFRIACEGRKCAVATDLGSYDDYIVGCLQDMDALLLEANHDVRMLQTGPYPYQLKMRIAGNQGHLSNDMSGELLCKLLNDHMKGIVLGHLSDKNNLPELAYETVRLAIDMGDNPYHSSDIPLYVAKRSEVSQVIEI
- a CDS encoding cysteine hydrolase family protein, which codes for MSKNGGKKIIVIVDMQNDFIDGALGSKEAPKIVDGCVKKVAKAYEDGDEVIFTRDTHYDDTYMSSEEGANLPVPHCIEDSYGWNIASAFGNYTSNAIRLNKETFGSVQLGQRIAEMCSRDKTIESVELCGLCTDICVISNALLVKAFNPNLPIYVDAACSAGVTPESHDTAIKAMEACQIHILNKGQEPWR
- a CDS encoding NUDIX hydrolase, translated to MYKPESIEEEEFLKKYNPDKYKKPSITTDIVVFTMSEDKKLCILLIKRGTYPYKDHWALPGGFINMDESIDQSAASKLYEETGANGFPIVQFGSFGDVDRDPRMRVVSISYMAFVPNKSLEVVAGDKEADADVFEVRKECDDKGTEKLYLVRDYFSISEEQLAFDHATIIKTALERLAGRIEYTQDAFSLLQDDKSFTIHELKSIHEAVLFKSLDTANFRREFIKKYVDTGIVVPTGKTSNKYSARAAQLYCKVR
- a CDS encoding ACT domain-containing protein — translated: MKRAIITVVGKDTVGIIARVCTYLASEKVNILDISQTIVSGYFNMMMIVDVTGLDAEFGKIEEELSKVGDEMGVVIKMQREDIFDSMHRI